A genomic stretch from Juglans microcarpa x Juglans regia isolate MS1-56 chromosome 3S, Jm3101_v1.0, whole genome shotgun sequence includes:
- the LOC121257060 gene encoding ureide permease 1-like: MYLVESKGGAILCMLISLMFLGTWPAVMTLLERRGRLPQHTYLDYSITNLLAAVIIALTFGEIGKSTPASPNFFVQLSQNNWPSVLFAMAGGVVLSIGNLSTQYAWAFVGLSVTEVITSSITVVIGTTLNYFLDDKINKAEILFPGVGCFLTAVCLGSFLHASNAADNKKKLESLSSDYTVGAEAADVSTSKETVTNNGKDLENGSYSAEKAKAGTAGFLIALENRRAIKVFGKSTLIGLTITFFAGGCFSLFTPAFNLATNDQWDTLKEGVPHLSVYTAFFYFSVSCFVLAIILNITFLYHPVLNLPRSSLKAYVRDWNGRGWAFLAGFLCGFGNGLQFMGGQAAGYAAADAVQALPLVSTFWGILIFGEYRKSSGRTYVLLVSMLFMFIVAVGVLMGSSGHRK, from the exons atgtatttGGTGGAGAGCAAAGGAGGTGCCATCCTATGCATGCTGATTTCCTTGATGTTCTTGGGCACATGGCCTGCTGTTATGACTCTCCTGGAAAGACGTGGTCGTCTTCCTCAACATACTTACCTTGACTACTCGATCACAAATCTCTTGGCTGCTGTCATTATTGCTTTAACATTTGGGGAGATAGGCAAGAGCACACCTGCTTCGcccaatttttttgttcaactttctCAG AATAACTGGCCCTCTGTTTTGTTTGCAATGGCGGGTGGGGTGGTGCTCAGCATTGGCAACCTATCTACTCAGTATGCTTGGGCTTTTGTTGGTTTATCAGTGACTGAAGTGATCACTTCAAGCATCACTGTGGTTATAG GCACAACCTTGAATTACTTTTTGGATGACAAAATCAATAAAGCTGAGATTCTTTTCCCTGGTGTTGGTTGCTTCTTGACTGCGGTTTGTCTTGGCTCTTTTCTTCATGCATCCAATGCAgctgataataaaaaaaagcttGAAAGTTTGTCAAGTGATTATACAGTTGGAGCCGA GGCTGCAGATGTTTCCACGTCTAAAGAAACAGTTACAAACAATGGTAAGGACCTCGAAAATGGAAGTTATTCTGCAGAGAAAGCCAAAGCTGGGACTGCAGGTTTTCTCATAGCACTTGAGAACAGAAGAGCAATTAAG GTGTTTGGGAAGAGCACCTTGATTGGACTGACCATAACTTTCTTTGCTGGTGGCTGCTTCTCTCTATTCACACCAGCATTCAATTTGGCAACAAATGATCAATGGGACACTTTAAAGGAAGGGGTTCCTCACTTGTCTGTCTATACAGCATTTTTCTACTTCTCAGTCTCCTGTTTTGTCCTTGCCATCATTCTGAACATCACCTTCCTTTACCACCCTGTACTAAATTTACCCAGATCATCACTTAAGGCTTATGTGAGAGACTGGAATGGCCGAGGCTGGGCCTTTTTGGCTGGATTTTTGTGTGGGTTTGGCAATGGTCTCCAATTTATGGGAGGTCAAGCTGCAGGATATGCAGCAGCAGATGCTGTTCAG GCACTTCCACTTGTGAGCACCTTTTGGGGAATACTTATCTTTGGAGAGTATCGGAAATCATCAGGAAGGACATATGTATTACTTGTCAGTATGttgtttatgtttattgtaGCTGTTGGAGTTCTTATGGGATCATCAGGGCATCGAAAATAA
- the LOC121258039 gene encoding magnesium transporter MRS2-5-like isoform X2: MEKPRLTAGLKKRGHGSRSWIKIDKNGNSKILKLDKATIMRHCSLPARDLRLLDPLFIYPSTILGRENAIVVSLEQIRCIITADEVILMNSLDGCVVQYKSELCKRLRRNRDKAEDLPFEFRALELALELICMSLDAQVKELEREIYPVLDELATSISTLNLERVRRLKGHLLALTQRVQKVRDEIEHLMDDDGDMAEMYLTEKKQRSEAYLLNDVSVRTDTSGGAREVSKSAPVSPVGAFSGAPFLQRAFSSIMSSSKHGSLMGSSDGENIEQLEMLLEAYFVVIDNTMSKLSSLKEYIDDTEDLINIKLGNVQNQLIQFQLLLTAATFVAAVFASVTAVFGMNFADSIFDRPSTFNWVLVFTGFTCGFLYVCFLIYLRHRKVFPL, translated from the exons atggaaaaaccacg TCTTACTGCAGGCTTGAAGAAAAGAGGTCATGGGAGTCGATCTTggattaaaattgataaaaatgggAACTCAAAGATTTTGAAGCTTGACAAGGCCACGATAATGAGGCATTGTTCTTTGCCTGCCAGGGATCTCCGACTTTTGGACCCTTTGTTCATTTATCCTTCTACAATATTAGGACGGGAGAACGCTATTGTGGTCAGTCTTGAACAGATCAGGTGTATAATCACTGCCGATGAGGTTATCCTGATGAATTCCTTGGATGGATGTGTTGTTCAGTACAAGTCAGAATTGTGCAAACGCCTTCGGAGGAATAGAGATAAAGCTG AGGATCTGCCTTTCGAATTTAGGGCATTGGAGCTAGCTCTGGAATTAATATGCATGTCTCTAGATGCTCAG GTAAAAGAACTGGAAAGGGAGATATATCCTGTGCTAGATGAATTGGCGACATCTATTAGCACTCTTAATCTGGAACGTGTGCGTAGACTCAAAGGCCACCTCCTTGCCTTGACTCAGCGAGTTCAGAAG GTCCGAGATGAAATAGAGCATCTTATGGATGATGATGGGGATATGGCGGAGATGTATCTGACTGAGAAGAAACAAAGGTCAGAGGCTTATCTGTTAAATGACGTTTCTGTACGAACTGATACTTCAGGTGGGGCCAGAGAGGTTTCAAAATCTGCTCCTGTTTCACCTGTGGGGGCCTTCAGTggagctccatttttgcaaagGGCTTTTAGTAGTATCATGAGTTCAAGCAAACATGGAAGCTTAATGGGTTCATCTGACGGAGAGAACATTGAACAACTGGAAATGTTGCTTGAGGCATACTTTGTTGTCATTGACAATACCATGAGCAAGTTGTCATCG CTCAAAGAATACATCGATGACACTGAAGATCTGATCAATATTAAACTG GGCAATGTTCAGAACCAGCTCATACAATTTCAGTTGCTTCTTACGGCTGCGACCTTTGTGGCTGCAGTATTTGCTTCGGTAACTGCAGTATTTGGAATGAACTTTGCAGACTCAATTTTTGACCGCCCCTCTACTTTCAATTGGGTTCTGGTTTTTACTGGTTTTACCTGTGGGTTTTTGTATGTCTGTTTCCTAATTTATTTAAGGCATAGGAAAGTCTTTCCATTGTAA
- the LOC121258039 gene encoding magnesium transporter MRS2-5-like isoform X1 yields the protein MEKPRYHFLSLDLSESASSQNTERSNLDENGSRGSSLTAGLKKRGHGSRSWIKIDKNGNSKILKLDKATIMRHCSLPARDLRLLDPLFIYPSTILGRENAIVVSLEQIRCIITADEVILMNSLDGCVVQYKSELCKRLRRNRDKAEDLPFEFRALELALELICMSLDAQVKELEREIYPVLDELATSISTLNLERVRRLKGHLLALTQRVQKVRDEIEHLMDDDGDMAEMYLTEKKQRSEAYLLNDVSVRTDTSGGAREVSKSAPVSPVGAFSGAPFLQRAFSSIMSSSKHGSLMGSSDGENIEQLEMLLEAYFVVIDNTMSKLSSLKEYIDDTEDLINIKLGNVQNQLIQFQLLLTAATFVAAVFASVTAVFGMNFADSIFDRPSTFNWVLVFTGFTCGFLYVCFLIYLRHRKVFPL from the exons atggaaaaaccacggtatcattttctttctcttgatcTTTCTGAATCTGCATCTTCTCAGAACACTGAGAGGTCCAATTTAGATGAGAATGGAAGTCGTGGGTCTAGTCTTACTGCAGGCTTGAAGAAAAGAGGTCATGGGAGTCGATCTTggattaaaattgataaaaatgggAACTCAAAGATTTTGAAGCTTGACAAGGCCACGATAATGAGGCATTGTTCTTTGCCTGCCAGGGATCTCCGACTTTTGGACCCTTTGTTCATTTATCCTTCTACAATATTAGGACGGGAGAACGCTATTGTGGTCAGTCTTGAACAGATCAGGTGTATAATCACTGCCGATGAGGTTATCCTGATGAATTCCTTGGATGGATGTGTTGTTCAGTACAAGTCAGAATTGTGCAAACGCCTTCGGAGGAATAGAGATAAAGCTG AGGATCTGCCTTTCGAATTTAGGGCATTGGAGCTAGCTCTGGAATTAATATGCATGTCTCTAGATGCTCAG GTAAAAGAACTGGAAAGGGAGATATATCCTGTGCTAGATGAATTGGCGACATCTATTAGCACTCTTAATCTGGAACGTGTGCGTAGACTCAAAGGCCACCTCCTTGCCTTGACTCAGCGAGTTCAGAAG GTCCGAGATGAAATAGAGCATCTTATGGATGATGATGGGGATATGGCGGAGATGTATCTGACTGAGAAGAAACAAAGGTCAGAGGCTTATCTGTTAAATGACGTTTCTGTACGAACTGATACTTCAGGTGGGGCCAGAGAGGTTTCAAAATCTGCTCCTGTTTCACCTGTGGGGGCCTTCAGTggagctccatttttgcaaagGGCTTTTAGTAGTATCATGAGTTCAAGCAAACATGGAAGCTTAATGGGTTCATCTGACGGAGAGAACATTGAACAACTGGAAATGTTGCTTGAGGCATACTTTGTTGTCATTGACAATACCATGAGCAAGTTGTCATCG CTCAAAGAATACATCGATGACACTGAAGATCTGATCAATATTAAACTG GGCAATGTTCAGAACCAGCTCATACAATTTCAGTTGCTTCTTACGGCTGCGACCTTTGTGGCTGCAGTATTTGCTTCGGTAACTGCAGTATTTGGAATGAACTTTGCAGACTCAATTTTTGACCGCCCCTCTACTTTCAATTGGGTTCTGGTTTTTACTGGTTTTACCTGTGGGTTTTTGTATGTCTGTTTCCTAATTTATTTAAGGCATAGGAAAGTCTTTCCATTGTAA
- the LOC121258768 gene encoding nuclear transport factor 2-like, producing the protein MATHDMSEDESGAVPSAEMVGNAFVDQYYCTLYQSPEEVHRFYNDSSILTRPGPDGVISSVTTLQAINDRILSLDNVNYKAEILTADSEFSYQGGVMVLVTGFLTGDNNYRRKFTQSFFLAPQEKGYFVLNDFFRHVGESETDDQADSVANNHITESASKAVALTPGSAEPSHCSDHPEPNQTTHVEDDTHEHKDDSQQLSNGQVSVSEKGIDHEKHSIDHSNQSAESPLTETAPTVQEGAPKKSFASVSCEGSPFQSTHRSRASVAPDQASAASSNSTSEIVNDHAVKTYAIFLPNLPMHATAEQLEVVFKTFGPIKHDGIQVRSSKGSCFGFVEYESASSMQSAMQASPIFMFDRKLHIEERRANNDRGKFPSGRGGFRNDNFRIRGNYRGGSFGGGRGYGRNDFEKIRGDF; encoded by the exons ATGGCAACACACGACATGAGCGAAGATGAGTCAGGTGCAGTACCAAGTGCAGAGATGGTTGGAAATGCATTTGTGGATCAGTATTACTGTACTCTTTATCAATCACCGGAGGAGGTTCACAGATTTTACAATGATTCAAGCATCCTTACACGACCTGGACCTGACGGTGTCATCTCATCTGTCACAACTTTGCAA GCCATTAATGACAGGATACTATCCTTGGACAACGTGAACTATAAGGCAGAAATATTGACTGCTGATTCTGAGTTTTCATACCAGGGTGGGGTGATGGTTTTAGTTACTGGTTTTTTAACTGGAGACAACAATTATAGAAGGAAATTTACTCAATCTTTCTTTCTAGCTCCCCAAGAGAAAGGATACTTTGtcttgaatgatttttttagacATGTGGGTGAATCTGAAACCGATGATCAGGCTGATTCAGTGGCAAATAATCATATTACAGAAAGCGCCTCGAAAGCTGTTGCTTTAACTCCTGGCTCTGCAG AGCCATCTCATTGTTCTGACCACCCAGAACCTAATCAAACTACCCATGTAGAGGATGATACTCATGAACATAAGGATGATAGTCAACAATTGTCCAACGGCCAAGTGTCAGTTAGTGAAAAGGGAATTGATCATGAGAAGCATTCAATTGATCATTCAAATCAGAGTGCTGAAAGTCCACTCACTGAGACAGCTCCTACAGTCCAGGAGGGTGCTCCAAAGAAGTCTTTTGCATCAGTG TCATGTGAGGGCTCCCCTTTCCAATCTACACATCGGTCCCGTGCATCTGTAGCACCCGATCAAGCTTCCGCTGCTAGTTCCAATAGTACTTCGGAAATAGTAAATGATCATGCAG TGAAGACTTATGCCATATTTCTCCCAAATCTGCCTATGCATGCCACCGCCGAACAACTTGAAGTAGTTTTCAAAACATTTGGTCCTATCAAGCATGATGGTATTCAAGTTAGAAGTAGCAAG GGGTCATGCTTTGGTTTTGTTGAATATGAATCTGCTAGTTCCATGCAGAGTGCCATGCAG GCTTCTCCAATCTTCATGTTCGATCGCAAACTTCACATTGAGGAAAGGCGAG CAAACAATGATAGAGGGAAGTTTCCATCAGGACGGGGTGGTTTTCGAAATGATAACTTCAGGATTCGTGGAAACTACAGGGGTGGGAGTTTTGGTGGAGGTAGGGGCTATGGcagaaatgattttgagaagATCAGAGGTGATTTTTGA